One region of Vigna angularis cultivar LongXiaoDou No.4 chromosome 10, ASM1680809v1, whole genome shotgun sequence genomic DNA includes:
- the LOC128194306 gene encoding uncharacterized protein LOC128194306 isoform X2: MGASESTLSSGQTPDDRITTITERSEASDPILERLKSLKITPPILTSPPTEGTLTDILVRKPSSSSFSGTVNPKVLLELFSMYRDWQEKKAQEITKRQEDIENKIEVADALAIKLLQRYNHSKSTMKSASQHLSGGGNWRAQRKVD, translated from the exons ATGGGCGCTTCAGAATCTACTCTCTCAAGCGGACAG ACGCCTGATGACAGAATCACCACCATAACGGAGCGATCGGAAGCTTCTGACCCTATTTTGGAGCGCCTTAAATCTCTCAAAATT ACACCACCGATATTGACCTCTCCCCCAACAGAGGGTACTTTAACTGATATTTTGGTGAGGAAGCCTTCGTCGTCTTCGTTTTCAG GTACAGTGAATCCCAAGGTTCTATTGGAGCTCTTCTCAATGTACCGCGATTGGCAGGAGAAAAAGGCCCAAGAGATAACCAAAAGACAG GAGgatatagaaaacaaaatagaagTTGCAGATGCTTTGGCAATCAAACTTCTTCAGcgatataatcattcaaaatctacaatGAAGAGTGCTTCGCAGCATCTATCCGGAG GTGGAAATTGGAGAGCTCAAAGGAAGGTTGACTGA
- the LOC128194308 gene encoding GDP-mannose 4,6 dehydratase 1 yields the protein MEKANAVGSGSATNGEVPPPRKVALITGITGQDGSYLTEFLLNKGYEVHGLIRRSSNFNTQRIDHIYVDPHNAHKAHMKLHYADLSDASSLRRWLDTILPDEVYNLAAQSHVAVSFEIPDYTADVVATGALRLLEAVRSHIAASGRSHIRYYQAGSSEMFGSTPPPQSETTPFHPRSPYAASKCAAHWYTVNYREAYGLYACNGILFNHESPRRGENFVTRKITRAVGRIKVGLQNKLFLGNLQASRDWGFAGDYVEAMWLMLQQEKPDDYVVATEESHTVEEFLEVAFGYVGLNWRDHVVIDKRYFRPSEVDNLKGDASKAKKVLGWKPRVGFEQLVKMMVDQDIEMAKKEKVLVDAGYIDAQQQP from the coding sequence ATGGAGAAAGCCAACGCTGTCGGATCCGGATCTGCCACCAACGGGGAGGTGCCTCCGCCGCGGAAAGTGGCATTGATCACCGGAATCACGGGACAGGACGGGTCTTACCTCACGGAATTTCTTCTTAACAAGGGCTACGAGGTGCACGGTCTGATCCGTCGCTCCTCCAACTTCAACACGCAGCGTATCGATCACATATACGTGGATCCCCACAACGCCCACAAGGCGCACATGAAGCTCCACTACGCAGATCTCTCTGACGCCTCCTCGCTCCGCCGCTGGCTTGACACCATCCTTCCCGACGAGGTCTACAACCTCGCCGCCCAGTCTCACGTTGCCGTCTCCTTCGAGATCCCTGACTACACCGCGGACGTCGTCGCCACCGGCGCCCTCCGCCTTCTTGAGGCCGTCCGCTCCCACATCGCCGCCTCTGGCCGTTCCCACATCCGCTACTACCAGGCCGGGTCCTCCGAGATGTTTGGGTCCACCCCGCCGCCGCAGTCTGAAACCACCCCCTTCCACCCACGCTCCCCCTACGCGGCCTCCAAATGCGCTGCGCACTGGTACACTGTGAACTACCGTGAGGCCTATGGACTCTACGCCTGCAATGGCATTCTTTTCAACCACGAGTCCCCTCGCCGCGGCGAGAATTTTGTGACGCGCAAGATCACGCGGGCCGTGGGCCGGATCAAGGTCGGTCTCCAAAACAAGCTCTTTTTGGGGAACCTTCAGGCCTCCAGGGATTGGGGCTTCGCTGGGGACTATGTTGAGGCCATGTGGCTGATGCTGCAGCAGGAGAAGCCCGATGATTATGTTGTCGCCACCGAAGAGTCCCACACCGTTGAGGAGTTCTTGGAAGTGGCTTTCGGCTATGTGGGACTCAATTGGAGGGATCATGTGGTGATTGACAAGAGGTACTTCCGTCCCTCTGAGGTTGATAACCTCAAAGGGGATGCCTCTAAGGCCAAGAAGGTGCTTGGTTGGAAACCTAGAGTGGGGTTTGAGCAACTCGTTAAGATGATGGTTGACCAGGACATCGAGATGGCTAAGAAGGAGAAGGTTCTTGTTGATGCTGGCTACATTGATGCTCAGCAACAGCCTTGA
- the LOC128194306 gene encoding uncharacterized protein LOC128194306 isoform X1 — MGASESTLSSGQTPDDRITTITERSEASDPILERLKSLKITPPILTSPPTEGTLTDILVRKPSSSSFSGTVNPKVLLELFSMYRDWQEKKAQEITKRQEDIENKIEVADALAIKLLQRYNHSKSTMKSASQHLSGVHALQVEIGELKGRLTEVISNCDALCKRIETEGSESLRSSIKPFSIATADQKTGSSSSTLPTVPKINPPSAEE, encoded by the exons ATGGGCGCTTCAGAATCTACTCTCTCAAGCGGACAG ACGCCTGATGACAGAATCACCACCATAACGGAGCGATCGGAAGCTTCTGACCCTATTTTGGAGCGCCTTAAATCTCTCAAAATT ACACCACCGATATTGACCTCTCCCCCAACAGAGGGTACTTTAACTGATATTTTGGTGAGGAAGCCTTCGTCGTCTTCGTTTTCAG GTACAGTGAATCCCAAGGTTCTATTGGAGCTCTTCTCAATGTACCGCGATTGGCAGGAGAAAAAGGCCCAAGAGATAACCAAAAGACAG GAGgatatagaaaacaaaatagaagTTGCAGATGCTTTGGCAATCAAACTTCTTCAGcgatataatcattcaaaatctacaatGAAGAGTGCTTCGCAGCATCTATCCGGAG TCCATGCCTTGCAGGTGGAAATTGGAGAGCTCAAAGGAAGGTTGACTGAGGTGATCAGTAATTGCGATGCATTGTGCAAGAGGATTGAAACAGAGGGCTCAGAATCTCTCCGGTCATCTATCAAACCTTTTTCTATTGCTACGGCTGACCAAAAAACCGGCTCAAGTTCGTCTACTTTGCCGACAGTTCCTAAAATAAATCCACCTTCTGCCGAAGAATAG
- the LOC108335276 gene encoding histone H1 encodes MTDVAGEAPVPATTVEKPLEEVKAAKAAKEKKTKAPKEKKPKQAKTAAHPPYFQMIKEALVALNEKGGSSPYAIAKYMEEKHKSVLPANFKKILGLQLKNQAARGKLVKIKASYKLSETAKKEKETKANAEKKESRPKRSSRATTAAPTSKKTEAVKKAGKKAGPKKTKKVSTPAKPKQPRSIRSPSKRARKATVTAA; translated from the exons ATGACTGACGTTGCCGGAGAAGCTCCCGTGCCCGCTACCACCGTGGAAAAGCCGCTGGAGGAGGTGAAGGCGGCGAAGGCGGCGAAGGAGAAGAAAACTAAGGCTCCGAAAGAGAAGAAGCCGAAACAGGCTAAAACTGCTGCGCATCCTCCATATTTTCAG ATGATTAAGGAGGCTTTGGTGGCGCTGAACGAGAAAGGAGGATCGAGCCCTTATGCTATAGCGAAGTACATGGAGGAGAAGCACAAGTCGGTGCTCCCCGCGAATTTCAAGAAGATTCTAGGTCTGCAATTGAAGAACCAAGCCGCGAGAGGAAAACTCGTGAAGATCAAGGCCTCGTACAAGCTATCCGAAACCgcaaagaaagagaaggagacGAAGGCCAACGCTGAGAAGAAAGAATCGCGTCCGAAACGTAGCAGTAGAGCAACCACCGCTGCTCCGACGAGCAAGAAAACTGAGGCGGTTAAAAAGGCCGGAAAGAAGGCTGGGCCGAAGAAGACTAAGAAGGTGTCGACTCCCGCGAAGCCCAAACAGCCCAGGTCCATTCGGTCTCCGTCCAAGAGGGCCCGGAAGGCCACCGTTACTGCCGCTTGA